A window of Amycolatopsis australiensis contains these coding sequences:
- a CDS encoding S1 family peptidase, giving the protein MSIAFPVSRFRRGGAICAAAALAAGFALTAPSPASAAEPMSARAATALGERLTSALGDRTVGAYYENAHLVVTVTDAAAAGQVRAAGALPRLVPFRASELAAVTGELNRAERVPGTAWRIDPRTGQVRVTADPTVTGAALARLTAAVHGFGAKARLERTAARLRPLLSGGDAIWGQGLRCSLGFNVHDSSGNPGFLTAGHCGVATNDWWADSANYQHIASTQAADFPGTDYSYAAYDPGAEGPSAVNTGQEITGAGDASVGEQVTRSGSTSGVHSGTVTGLDATVNYEEGSVSGLIDTDVCAEPGDSGGALFDGATAIGLTSGGSGDCQSGGETFFQPVPAALRAYGLTLP; this is encoded by the coding sequence ATGTCCATTGCATTTCCGGTTTCCCGGTTCCGGCGCGGTGGCGCGATCTGCGCGGCCGCGGCGCTCGCCGCCGGGTTCGCCCTCACCGCGCCGTCCCCGGCGTCCGCCGCGGAGCCGATGAGCGCCCGCGCCGCGACGGCGCTCGGCGAACGGCTCACGAGCGCGCTCGGCGACCGCACCGTGGGCGCCTACTACGAAAACGCCCACCTCGTCGTCACGGTGACCGACGCGGCGGCGGCCGGGCAGGTCCGCGCCGCCGGTGCGCTGCCGCGGCTGGTGCCCTTCCGCGCTTCCGAGCTGGCCGCCGTGACCGGTGAGCTGAACCGCGCCGAGCGCGTCCCCGGCACGGCGTGGCGGATCGACCCCCGCACCGGGCAGGTGCGGGTGACCGCCGACCCCACGGTCACCGGCGCGGCGCTGGCCCGGCTGACGGCGGCGGTGCACGGCTTCGGCGCCAAGGCCCGCCTCGAACGCACCGCGGCCCGGCTGCGTCCGCTGCTCAGCGGCGGGGACGCGATCTGGGGCCAGGGCCTGCGCTGCTCGCTCGGCTTCAACGTGCACGACTCGAGCGGCAACCCGGGCTTCCTCACGGCGGGCCACTGCGGGGTCGCCACGAACGACTGGTGGGCCGATTCCGCGAACTACCAGCACATCGCGAGTACGCAGGCGGCCGACTTCCCGGGCACGGACTACTCCTACGCCGCCTACGACCCGGGCGCCGAAGGACCCAGCGCGGTCAACACGGGCCAGGAGATCACCGGCGCCGGCGACGCTTCGGTCGGCGAGCAGGTGACGCGCAGCGGTTCGACCAGCGGCGTCCATTCCGGCACCGTCACCGGTCTCGACGCGACGGTGAACTACGAAGAGGGCAGCGTCTCCGGCCTGATCGACACCGACGTCTGCGCCGAGCCGGGCGACAGCGGCGGCGCGTTGTTCGACGGCGCGACGGCGATCGGCCTGACCTCCGGCGGCAGCGGCGACTGCCAATCCGGCGGCGAGACGTTCTTCCAGCCGGTCCCCGCGGCGCTGCGGGCGTACGGGCTGACCTTGCCCTGA
- a CDS encoding amidohydrolase family protein: MPGKLRIVGLEEHVVLPVLEDAWQKAGLRPNVYGDDHPVTRRLRDVGEGRLADMDDQGIDTAVLSLAAPGVQNLPAADAVSVARAANDALAEIVATHPERFQAFAAVPTSSPEAAAAELERAVTGLGFRGAMLYGRTGDKLADAPEFDDLYATAERLRVPLHFHPQPPVRAVQEAYYSGLPHGVGPVLATAGVGWYYDLGVQYLRMIFAGVFDRHPDLQVIAGHWGEVVLFYLDHIGYLRDMARLERPLAGYFRENFWVAGSGTVSERYLRWTAEVVGTGRMLYSTDYPYTFGTRPGGFPYLDTSGGVARSFLENAPFTEEEKAAIGSGNWERLTGHLPPRRQP; encoded by the coding sequence ATGCCCGGGAAGCTGCGCATCGTCGGCCTCGAGGAACACGTGGTGCTGCCCGTCCTGGAGGACGCCTGGCAGAAGGCCGGACTCCGGCCGAACGTCTACGGTGACGACCACCCGGTCACCCGCCGGCTGCGCGACGTCGGCGAAGGGCGCCTGGCCGACATGGACGACCAGGGCATCGACACGGCGGTGCTGTCGCTGGCCGCGCCAGGCGTGCAGAACCTCCCGGCGGCCGACGCCGTGAGCGTCGCGCGTGCGGCCAACGACGCGCTCGCCGAGATCGTCGCGACCCATCCTGAGCGGTTCCAGGCCTTCGCGGCCGTCCCGACGTCCTCGCCCGAAGCCGCCGCGGCGGAACTGGAGCGCGCGGTCACCGGACTCGGTTTCCGCGGCGCGATGCTGTACGGCCGGACCGGCGACAAACTGGCCGACGCGCCGGAGTTCGACGACCTTTACGCGACCGCGGAACGGCTCCGCGTGCCGCTGCACTTCCACCCGCAGCCCCCGGTACGGGCGGTCCAGGAGGCGTACTACTCCGGCCTGCCCCACGGAGTCGGGCCGGTGCTGGCGACCGCGGGGGTCGGCTGGTACTACGACCTGGGCGTGCAGTACCTGCGGATGATCTTCGCCGGGGTGTTCGACCGCCACCCCGATCTGCAGGTGATCGCCGGGCACTGGGGCGAGGTCGTCCTGTTCTACCTCGACCACATCGGCTACCTGCGCGACATGGCGCGGCTGGAGCGGCCGCTGGCCGGCTACTTCCGCGAGAACTTCTGGGTGGCCGGCAGCGGCACGGTCAGCGAGCGCTACCTGCGCTGGACGGCCGAGGTCGTCGGCACCGGCCGCATGCTCTACTCGACCGACTACCCCTACACCTTCGGCACCCGCCCCGGCGGCTTCCCGTACCTGGACACCAGCGGGGGAGTGGCCCGGTCGTTCCTCGAGAACGCGCCGTTCACCGAGGAGGAGAAGGCGGCCATCGGATCGGGCAACTGGGAGCGGCTGACCGGCCACCTCCCGCCCCGGCGTCAGCCTTGA
- a CDS encoding MFS transporter, protein MTTSRTVPRASTRAWAGVAAITASLFVFVTTELMPVGLLTPISAGLSVSVGLAGMMVTLYGISAGVGVPFLVAWSRTVNRRALLAALLVIMALGNLVTAVSPNFPVVLAARLVTGFAHGVFWAIGVAMAMRLVPGDKASKAAAVVLSGMSIATVAGMPLGTFIESLTGWRTTFLIWSGLSVVVLLAVVLTLPSLPSRSAVPVREVFALPLRNGRLRVVMTTVALYVLGHFGAYTFIRPLMEQRAGMSPVWITGLLIVFGVGGAAGNFVAGHTVTTNMRATFIAACTGLVGSLLLVLLIGTGPAGLAVAVVLWGVSFGAANLCQVNMMLAAAPDTFEAAMSLNTMGYNISIALGALLGGLFATGFGTTGAVWFGVALTAVALLTAFGAHRDGAAPASAEDEVAQP, encoded by the coding sequence ATGACCACATCCCGTACTGTCCCGCGCGCGTCGACCCGGGCGTGGGCGGGCGTCGCGGCCATCACCGCGAGCCTGTTCGTCTTCGTCACCACCGAACTGATGCCCGTCGGGCTGCTCACCCCGATCAGCGCTGGCCTGTCCGTCTCCGTCGGCCTCGCGGGCATGATGGTGACGCTGTACGGCATCTCGGCCGGAGTCGGGGTGCCGTTCCTGGTGGCCTGGAGCCGCACGGTGAACCGCCGCGCGCTCCTCGCCGCGCTGCTGGTGATCATGGCGCTCGGCAACCTCGTCACGGCCGTCTCGCCGAACTTCCCGGTCGTGCTCGCCGCCCGGCTGGTGACCGGTTTCGCGCACGGCGTGTTCTGGGCGATCGGCGTCGCCATGGCGATGCGGCTCGTGCCCGGCGACAAGGCGAGCAAGGCCGCCGCGGTGGTGCTGTCGGGCATGTCGATCGCGACCGTCGCGGGCATGCCGCTGGGCACGTTCATCGAGAGCCTGACCGGCTGGCGCACCACGTTCCTCATCTGGAGCGGCCTGAGCGTGGTGGTGCTCCTCGCCGTCGTGCTCACGCTGCCGTCGCTGCCGTCCCGCAGCGCCGTCCCGGTACGGGAGGTGTTCGCGCTGCCGCTGCGCAACGGGCGGCTGAGGGTCGTGATGACGACCGTCGCGCTGTACGTGCTCGGGCACTTCGGCGCCTACACGTTCATCCGGCCCCTGATGGAGCAGCGGGCCGGGATGTCGCCGGTGTGGATCACCGGGCTGCTGATCGTCTTCGGGGTCGGCGGCGCGGCCGGCAACTTCGTCGCCGGGCACACGGTCACCACGAACATGCGCGCGACGTTCATCGCGGCCTGCACGGGCCTCGTCGGGTCGCTGCTGCTGGTCCTGCTGATCGGCACCGGCCCGGCCGGCCTGGCCGTGGCGGTGGTGCTGTGGGGCGTGTCGTTCGGCGCGGCGAACCTCTGCCAGGTCAACATGATGCTCGCCGCGGCCCCGGACACCTTCGAAGCCGCGATGTCGCTCAACACCATGGGTTACAACATCTCCATCGCGCTGGGCGCGCTGCTGGGCGGGCTGTTCGCGACGGGGTTCGGAACCACCGGCGCGGTGTGGTTCGGCGTCGCGTTGACGGCCGTCGCGCTGCTGACCGCTTTCGGCGCCCACCGCGACGGCGCCGCTCCGGCATCGGCTGAGGACGAGGTCGCGCAGCCGTGA
- a CDS encoding response regulator transcription factor, producing the protein MTSPELQIAHLAASGLTNREIADRIYVSHRTVAAHLYKVFPKLGITSRSQLHAALGGAAPQEYVTS; encoded by the coding sequence TTGACGTCCCCGGAGCTGCAGATCGCCCACCTGGCCGCGTCCGGGCTGACCAACCGGGAGATCGCCGACCGCATCTACGTGTCGCACCGGACGGTCGCCGCCCACCTGTACAAGGTGTTCCCGAAGCTCGGGATCACCAGCCGCAGCCAGCTGCACGCGGCGCTCGGCGGCGCCGCGCCTCAGGAGTACGTCACGTCGTAG
- a CDS encoding sialidase family protein, producing MPLSRKPLTAALLPAVVVGGLLAGTTSASANVAVTQVSSDPFTDAQAQHRTEVEPDTFAFGSTIVSAFQVGRVFGGGSSDVGFATSTDGGATWTHGFLPGTTANTGGACGQISDAAVAFDAKHNVWLISSLGVNCPSGTPVFTSRSTDGGKTFGNPVTTATGSLDKNWIVCDNTATSPFFGTCYTEYDITSSGDSIRMKTSTDGGLTWGPARAPAGAHTGLGGQPVVQPNGTVVVPYLSLNDQIRSFRSANGGATWSSTVQVAAVSHHDAAGGLREEALPSAETDSAGTVYVAWSDCRFRAGCPSNDIVLSRSADGTTWTTPARVPIDATTSTVDHFVPGLGVDPSTSGASARIGLTYYYYPDAACTASTCRLDVGFVSSVDGGTSWSGATQVAGPMNLSWIPDTSQGRMFGDYISTSVRAGGNAFPVVPIASAPSGSTFAMGMFAPAGGLPLTGGARRAAGTPAPQVPAAASAVTAF from the coding sequence ATGCCGCTTTCCCGAAAACCCCTGACCGCCGCATTACTGCCCGCCGTCGTGGTCGGCGGGCTCCTGGCCGGCACGACGTCCGCGTCCGCGAACGTCGCCGTGACCCAGGTCAGCTCCGACCCGTTCACCGACGCGCAAGCCCAGCACAGAACCGAGGTCGAACCCGACACGTTCGCCTTCGGGTCCACGATCGTTTCGGCCTTCCAGGTCGGACGCGTCTTCGGCGGCGGCTCGTCCGACGTCGGGTTCGCGACCTCCACCGACGGCGGCGCCACCTGGACCCACGGCTTCCTGCCCGGCACCACCGCCAACACCGGCGGCGCCTGCGGCCAGATCAGCGACGCCGCCGTCGCCTTCGACGCCAAGCACAACGTCTGGCTGATCTCCTCGCTCGGCGTCAACTGCCCCAGCGGCACCCCGGTGTTCACCAGCCGCTCCACCGACGGCGGGAAGACCTTCGGCAACCCCGTCACCACCGCCACCGGGTCGCTGGACAAGAACTGGATCGTCTGCGACAACACCGCGACCAGCCCGTTCTTCGGCACCTGCTACACCGAGTACGACATCACGAGTTCCGGCGACTCGATCCGGATGAAGACCTCGACCGACGGCGGCCTGACGTGGGGACCCGCCCGGGCTCCCGCCGGCGCGCACACCGGGCTCGGCGGCCAGCCGGTCGTGCAGCCGAACGGCACCGTCGTCGTCCCCTACCTCTCGCTCAACGACCAGATCCGCAGCTTCCGCTCCGCCAACGGCGGCGCGACCTGGTCCTCGACCGTCCAGGTCGCGGCGGTCAGCCACCACGACGCGGCCGGCGGCCTGCGCGAAGAAGCCCTGCCCAGCGCCGAAACCGACAGCGCGGGCACGGTCTACGTCGCCTGGTCGGACTGCCGGTTCCGCGCCGGCTGCCCGAGCAACGACATCGTGCTGAGCAGGTCCGCCGACGGCACCACGTGGACCACGCCGGCGCGCGTGCCGATCGACGCCACCACCAGCACCGTCGACCACTTCGTCCCCGGCCTCGGCGTCGACCCGTCGACTTCCGGCGCGAGCGCCCGGATCGGCCTGACGTACTACTACTACCCCGACGCCGCCTGCACGGCCTCGACCTGCCGGCTCGACGTCGGGTTCGTCTCGTCGGTCGACGGCGGGACGAGCTGGAGCGGCGCCACCCAGGTCGCCGGGCCGATGAACCTGTCGTGGATCCCGGACACGTCGCAGGGCCGGATGTTCGGCGACTACATCTCCACGTCCGTGCGGGCCGGCGGCAACGCCTTCCCGGTCGTGCCGATCGCCTCGGCCCCGAGCGGCTCGACGTTCGCGATGGGCATGTTCGCCCCGGCCGGCGGCCTGCCCCTGACCGGCGGCGCCCGCCGCGCCGCCGGCACTCCGGCGCCACAGGTGCCCGCGGCAGCGAGTGCCGTGACGGCGTTCTGA
- a CDS encoding sialidase family protein produces MTILSTAAIGLSAGSPATARPFGYHQLSKLQQRHVSGLLSTVLNGEDPANAARALAPNRARPSAAAPCANRFGADVKVNQNCLNIADPDLQGRGQAQNETWAAADPNHPDHVIATYNDYRRGDGTCGVSYSLDGARTWSDATTPNGFSRGFGGAPREYWQSGGDTSVAWDSRGNAYLSCQVFNRGNTVSPNPDQSSAFLVFRSTGTDGASWNFPGRPVAAHDDTAGAGNFLLDKQLLTVDANPRSPFRDRVYVSWTTFADDGTGYIYEAYSADYGETFSAPVLVSADTPLCANALGFPTPRGRCNQNQDSQPFVGPDGALYVVFNNFNNATANAADNHNQVLLARSADGGRTFAAPVLVGNYHELPDCATYQNGQDPGRACVPEKGPSANSVFRASNYPIGGVDPRHPDRILVTYGSYINRNSDENTGCAPAGFNPATGVNRYTGVKNGTCNNDIVLSASANSGASFTGGTTDVRQLPVVTTAAGQARTDQFWQGAAFTPDGTFVVSYYDRQYGADETTGFSDITVSAASGAGVTHIRATSGSMPPPTQFSGTFYGDYAGIAVTARTAYPVWSDTRPPDLFLCPGTGTPGVPPRSCEAGAPNASIANDQDTYTTSVGIR; encoded by the coding sequence ATGACCATTCTGAGTACCGCAGCCATCGGCTTGTCCGCCGGTTCGCCGGCGACCGCGCGGCCGTTCGGTTACCACCAGCTGAGCAAGCTCCAGCAGCGCCATGTTTCCGGGCTGCTGTCCACCGTCCTCAACGGCGAAGATCCGGCGAACGCCGCCCGGGCGCTGGCCCCGAACCGCGCCCGGCCGTCGGCCGCGGCGCCGTGCGCGAACCGGTTCGGCGCCGACGTCAAGGTCAACCAGAACTGCCTGAACATCGCCGACCCGGACCTGCAGGGCCGGGGGCAGGCGCAGAACGAGACCTGGGCGGCGGCCGACCCGAACCACCCGGACCACGTCATCGCCACCTACAACGACTACCGCCGCGGCGACGGCACCTGCGGCGTCAGCTATTCCCTCGACGGCGCCCGCACGTGGTCCGACGCGACCACACCGAACGGCTTCAGCCGCGGCTTCGGCGGCGCGCCACGGGAGTACTGGCAGTCCGGCGGGGACACGTCGGTGGCCTGGGATTCGCGCGGCAACGCCTACCTGTCCTGCCAGGTCTTCAACCGCGGCAACACCGTCTCGCCGAACCCGGACCAGTCCAGCGCGTTCCTGGTCTTCCGCTCGACCGGTACCGACGGCGCGTCCTGGAACTTCCCGGGACGTCCGGTCGCCGCGCACGACGACACCGCCGGCGCCGGGAACTTCCTGCTGGACAAGCAACTTCTGACGGTGGACGCCAATCCGCGCAGCCCGTTCCGCGACCGCGTCTACGTGTCCTGGACGACGTTCGCCGACGACGGCACCGGCTACATCTACGAGGCATACTCCGCCGACTACGGCGAAACGTTCTCGGCGCCGGTGCTCGTCAGCGCCGACACTCCGTTGTGCGCCAACGCCCTCGGCTTCCCGACGCCGCGCGGGCGCTGCAACCAGAACCAGGACTCGCAGCCGTTCGTCGGCCCGGACGGCGCGCTGTACGTGGTGTTCAACAACTTCAACAACGCCACCGCGAACGCGGCCGACAACCACAACCAGGTCCTGCTGGCCCGCTCGGCCGACGGCGGCCGGACGTTCGCGGCCCCGGTGCTGGTCGGCAACTACCACGAGCTGCCCGACTGCGCGACCTACCAGAACGGCCAGGACCCCGGGCGCGCGTGCGTCCCGGAGAAGGGCCCGTCGGCGAATTCGGTGTTCCGCGCGAGCAACTACCCGATCGGCGGCGTCGACCCGCGGCACCCGGACCGGATCCTGGTCACGTACGGCTCGTACATCAACCGGAACTCCGACGAGAACACCGGCTGCGCACCGGCGGGGTTCAACCCGGCAACCGGCGTCAACCGCTACACCGGCGTGAAGAACGGTACGTGCAACAACGACATCGTGCTGTCGGCCTCGGCGAACTCCGGCGCGTCGTTCACCGGCGGCACGACCGACGTCCGGCAGCTGCCGGTGGTGACGACGGCCGCCGGCCAGGCCCGCACCGACCAGTTCTGGCAGGGAGCGGCGTTCACCCCGGACGGCACGTTCGTGGTGAGCTACTACGACCGCCAGTACGGCGCGGACGAGACGACGGGATTCTCGGACATCACGGTGTCGGCCGCGTCCGGCGCCGGCGTCACCCACATCCGGGCGACGTCGGGAAGCATGCCACCGCCGACCCAGTTCAGCGGCACGTTCTACGGCGACTACGCGGGAATCGCGGTCACGGCCCGCACGGCGTACCCGGTCTGGTCGGACACGCGCCCACCGGACCTGTTCCTCTGCCCGGGTACCGGCACTCCCGGCGTTCCGCCGCGCAGTTGCGAGGCGGGCGCACCGAACGCGTCGATCGCCAATGACCAGGACACGTACACCACAAGCGTCGGCATCCGTTGA
- a CDS encoding low affinity iron permease family protein, which yields MTTYRDTSADEQATMPSSVNSHLSVFDRFATATNEFTSRAWFFVVCVLIVVLWAPSIFVLKSVDTWQLIINTATTIVTFLLVALLQNTQKRSDDATQHKLNAIAQGLSDLMYRLADDRPELHRDCRQLRQAVGLEDRESAS from the coding sequence GTGACCACTTATCGCGACACCTCGGCCGACGAGCAGGCGACGATGCCCTCGTCCGTCAATTCTCATTTGTCGGTCTTCGACCGTTTTGCCACCGCCACGAACGAATTTACGTCCCGGGCCTGGTTCTTCGTGGTGTGCGTGCTGATCGTGGTGTTGTGGGCGCCGTCGATCTTCGTCCTGAAGAGCGTCGACACCTGGCAGCTGATCATCAACACCGCGACCACCATCGTGACGTTCCTGCTCGTCGCCCTGCTCCAGAACACCCAAAAACGCTCAGACGACGCCACCCAGCACAAATTGAACGCCATCGCCCAGGGCTTGAGCGACCTGATGTACCGGCTCGCCGACGACCGCCCCGAACTGCACCGCGACTGCCGGCAGCTGCGCCAGGCAGTCGGTCTCGAAGACCGCGAAAGCGCGTCCTAG
- a CDS encoding ribonuclease domain-containing protein yields the protein MPASLLSRLAVTVTAVAATLGVSTTAADATVYSSCTQSRCSDARSANTIWQSKGYPGTRGWYDWPGGKCNYAGGTYQNLEGELPAGHSFREFDVYPRTCGAARDAYRIVVDLTAGAVWFSPNHYTDFYKL from the coding sequence GTGCCCGCTTCCCTGCTTTCCCGGCTCGCCGTGACCGTCACCGCGGTGGCGGCCACGCTCGGCGTCAGCACCACGGCCGCCGACGCCACCGTGTACAGCTCCTGCACGCAGTCCCGCTGCTCGGACGCCCGCTCGGCCAACACCATCTGGCAGAGCAAGGGCTACCCCGGTACGCGCGGCTGGTACGACTGGCCCGGCGGCAAGTGCAACTACGCGGGCGGCACCTACCAGAACCTCGAGGGCGAACTGCCGGCCGGCCACTCGTTCCGCGAGTTCGACGTCTACCCGCGCACCTGCGGCGCGGCCCGCGACGCCTACCGCATCGTGGTCGACCTGACCGCCGGCGCGGTCTGGTTCTCGCCCAACCACTACACGGACTTCTACAAGCTCTGA
- a CDS encoding TetR/AcrR family transcriptional regulator C-terminal domain-containing protein encodes MQETAAATGRDRLNRAKVLRAAVGLADEGGFEALTMRGLAARLGVVPMALYKHVADKRELLDGMVDLVFAEVEVPVGVGWRTALRARASSMREALLRHPWAVGRMETGTPGPANLHHHNEVMRCLRRDAGFPFRLAVHAYNLMDAYVYGFALQEKTLAGDIPAEAARRRDAVAARQPSGVEDYPYLAEVVTELAKTGFAFADEFEFGLDLILDGLGGMADDGGRPR; translated from the coding sequence ATGCAGGAAACCGCCGCGGCCACCGGCCGCGACCGGCTCAACCGCGCCAAGGTGCTGCGCGCCGCCGTCGGATTGGCGGACGAGGGCGGCTTCGAGGCACTGACCATGCGGGGACTGGCGGCCCGGCTCGGCGTCGTTCCGATGGCGCTGTACAAGCACGTGGCGGACAAGCGCGAGCTCCTCGACGGCATGGTCGACCTGGTCTTCGCCGAGGTCGAGGTGCCGGTCGGCGTCGGCTGGCGGACCGCTCTGCGCGCACGCGCCTCGTCGATGCGGGAGGCGCTGCTGCGGCACCCGTGGGCGGTCGGCCGGATGGAGACGGGCACTCCGGGACCGGCGAACCTGCACCACCACAACGAGGTGATGCGCTGCCTCCGCCGTGACGCGGGTTTTCCCTTTCGCCTGGCCGTGCACGCCTACAACCTGATGGACGCCTACGTCTACGGGTTCGCCCTCCAGGAGAAGACCCTCGCCGGCGACATCCCGGCGGAGGCGGCGCGACGCCGGGACGCCGTCGCCGCCCGGCAACCATCCGGGGTCGAGGACTACCCCTACCTCGCCGAGGTGGTCACGGAACTGGCGAAGACGGGGTTCGCGTTCGCCGACGAGTTCGAGTTCGGGCTCGACCTCATCCTCGACGGCCTCGGCGGCATGGCCGACGACGGCGGCCGGCCGCGGTGA
- a CDS encoding TetR/AcrR family transcriptional regulator — protein MPDDRRVRRTRRALHQALIELVLEKGYERISVREILDRADVVRSTFYAHYQDKDALLFSCFEEMLGQLRDAVSTLSPTDTARPAELLYRHAYEHRTVYRALCGRQGGNLVAGHLQRMVGQVLTEHLSGPLAESGSGLPVDLVVEHYTNTTLGLLGWWVTHDFRHGPAWLTEAWRKLALPGLRSVLEAPAAAR, from the coding sequence ATGCCCGACGACAGGCGTGTCCGCCGCACCCGTCGCGCGCTGCACCAGGCGTTGATCGAACTGGTGCTGGAGAAGGGCTACGAGCGGATCAGCGTGCGGGAGATCCTGGACCGCGCGGATGTCGTCCGCTCCACGTTCTACGCGCACTACCAGGACAAGGACGCCCTGCTGTTCAGCTGCTTCGAGGAGATGCTCGGCCAGCTGCGTGACGCGGTCAGCACGCTGTCCCCGACCGACACCGCGCGGCCGGCCGAGCTGCTCTACCGGCACGCCTACGAGCACCGCACGGTGTACCGGGCGCTCTGCGGCCGTCAGGGCGGCAACCTGGTGGCCGGTCACCTGCAGCGGATGGTCGGCCAGGTGCTGACCGAGCACCTGAGCGGGCCGCTGGCCGAATCCGGGTCGGGCCTGCCGGTCGACCTGGTCGTCGAGCACTACACCAACACCACGCTGGGCCTGCTCGGCTGGTGGGTCACGCACGACTTCCGCCACGGCCCGGCCTGGCTGACCGAAGCGTGGCGGAAGCTGGCGCTGCCCGGCCTGCGCTCTGTACTGGAGGCACCGGCCGCGGCGCGCTGA
- a CDS encoding winged helix-turn-helix transcriptional regulator, whose product MPHRELDVDSLRPYCPYYAAAMDMLGRRWAATVLRALLGGATRFSDIAGAVPGMTDKLLSQRLKDLEADGLVERSVQPTTPVRIEYRLTPKGAALGKVLLELNRWALEWVELPADR is encoded by the coding sequence ATGCCACATCGCGAACTGGACGTCGATTCCCTCCGGCCGTACTGCCCGTACTACGCGGCGGCGATGGACATGCTCGGCCGCCGCTGGGCCGCGACCGTGTTGCGCGCGCTGCTGGGCGGCGCCACCCGGTTCAGCGACATCGCCGGCGCTGTTCCCGGCATGACCGACAAGCTGCTGTCGCAGCGCCTGAAGGACCTCGAAGCCGACGGGCTCGTCGAGCGAAGCGTGCAGCCCACCACCCCGGTGCGCATCGAGTACCGGCTGACCCCGAAGGGTGCCGCGCTGGGCAAGGTGCTGCTGGAACTCAACCGGTGGGCGCTGGAATGGGTCGAACTTCCCGCTGACCGCTGA
- a CDS encoding MBL fold metallo-hydrolase yields the protein MPESGTAALSYEVFVSEPIPTTGTLPTGEPQLWSPLSTTLISGAADAVLVDPPFTREQTRQVGDWIERSGKRLSQIYVTHGHGDHWFGAASLAGRFPGAAVHATEGTIRLMHASVTGPRKAFWDKLFPGQIPDTPVVARPLPADGIVLEGHRLIPVEVGHSDCDDSTVLHVPALGLVVAGDVAYNNVHQYLADGGLDGGIDAWLGALDQVRALRPAAVVAGHKDPRRPDDPGILDETADYLRTAQRVLAGKPAPREFFDELTRRHPERLNPGTVWLNAQRLR from the coding sequence ATGCCCGAGTCCGGTACGGCAGCGCTGTCGTACGAAGTGTTCGTGTCCGAGCCGATCCCGACCACCGGCACGCTGCCCACCGGCGAGCCGCAGCTGTGGTCGCCGCTCTCGACGACGCTCATCTCCGGCGCGGCTGATGCCGTCCTGGTCGACCCGCCGTTCACGAGGGAGCAGACCCGGCAGGTCGGCGACTGGATCGAGCGTTCCGGCAAGCGGTTGAGCCAGATCTACGTCACCCACGGACACGGCGACCACTGGTTCGGCGCGGCATCGCTGGCCGGACGCTTCCCCGGGGCGGCGGTTCACGCCACCGAAGGCACCATCCGGCTCATGCACGCCTCCGTGACCGGGCCGCGAAAAGCGTTCTGGGACAAGCTTTTCCCCGGTCAGATCCCCGACACCCCGGTCGTCGCCCGGCCCTTGCCTGCCGATGGCATCGTCCTCGAAGGACACCGGCTGATCCCGGTCGAGGTCGGCCACAGCGACTGCGACGACTCCACCGTGCTGCACGTGCCCGCGCTCGGGCTGGTCGTCGCCGGTGACGTCGCCTACAACAACGTGCACCAGTACCTCGCCGACGGCGGCCTCGACGGCGGCATCGACGCCTGGCTGGGCGCCCTCGACCAGGTGCGGGCCCTGCGGCCGGCCGCCGTGGTCGCCGGCCACAAGGATCCCCGGCGGCCGGACGATCCCGGCATCCTCGACGAGACCGCGGACTACCTGCGCACCGCACAGCGGGTGCTCGCCGGGAAACCCGCGCCACGCGAATTCTTCGACGAACTGACCCGGCGCCACCCGGAGCGGCTCAACCCCGGCACCGTCTGGCTCAACGCGCAGCGGTTGAGGTGA